TGCGGCCTTCTTTGCCATGATCGTGATTCGGAGGCTGACTGCTGATCTTCAAGAGGACCTCAAATCAGTCCCTCGCCCGAATGTTTCTCTGGTGTTGAGGAATCGCTTTCTGTATGATCGTAGTTTCCATTAGGAAACCTCTGATTAGGTCGTGATCAACCCCCGATCGCGGTCGAGGGCAGGCCCCCGGCAGGGAGTATCCTGCACCATGTAATCGGCGGTTCCTTGAGTAAAGTGAGTGAGTACAGCTGGATGGGAAATCTGATCTATGTGGCAGAATGACGCTCAGAGGGATGCCGGGATTCTCAGGGAATCGATCACGCAACTCCCCGAACCGGTAGTCAGGCCGTTTCTGATTATCATGAGCGGCTTGCCGGGCACGGGTAAATCGTATTTGAGCCGAAAACTGGCAGAGCGCCTGCCCTGTGTGATTCTGACCAGTGATGTTCTCAGGAAGGTGCTTTTCCCTGAACCCTCCTTCGATGCCAGTGAGAATCAGCGCCTCTTTTCAGCCCTTCCGGTTCTCATCGAGGATTTCTTGAGCCGGAACATCCCGGTGCTGATGGATGCCACCAATCTGGTGGAGAATCATCGCGAGCAGCTTTATCACGTTGCCGACAAGCTCCGATTGAAGCTCGTCATCGTTCAGGTGGAAGCGCCTCCCGATGTGGTGCAAGAACGCTTAAAAGCGCGAACCGAGAATCCCGATCCTCATGATTTCTCCACTGCCGGATTGGGAGTTCACCAGAAGATGAAGACGAGCAAGGAGAATATCCGCCGCAATCATCTGGTAGTGGATACCTCCAGAGATATTGGCCCGGCGATCGAGAAGATCGTTCGGGAAGTTAGGTGGTAGCGCCTCTGAGACGACTATCCCTGTTCAATGATCTCAATGCTATCGATATGCAGATCGATGGTCGGCTTTGAAGGTACTGGATCGGAAGAGTTGCCATATTCGACCGGCGATGAGGCGATCTGATGCACCACGTCTATCCCCTGGGTGACCTGCCCGAAGATGGTGTAGTCCTTTTGCAGCCTTGCCCTGAGATCATCTTCGCAAATGAAAAACTGGCTGCCGTTGGTATCCGCGCCCCGGTTGGCCATAGCCAGCGTTCCCACTTCATACTCTCGGGCAATCGGCTCATCGTTGAAGGTGTAACCGGGGCCGCCTGAGCCGGTGCCGGTGGGATCACCGGTCTGGATCATGAATCCCGGGATAATCCGATGAAAGGGCACACCATTGTAGAATCCGTCCCGGGCCAGAAAA
The sequence above is a segment of the Dehalococcoidia bacterium genome. Coding sequences within it:
- a CDS encoding ATP-binding protein → MWQNDAQRDAGILRESITQLPEPVVRPFLIIMSGLPGTGKSYLSRKLAERLPCVILTSDVLRKVLFPEPSFDASENQRLFSALPVLIEDFLSRNIPVLMDATNLVENHREQLYHVADKLRLKLVIVQVEAPPDVVQERLKARTENPDPHDFSTAGLGVHQKMKTSKENIRRNHLVVDTSRDIGPAIEKIVREVRW
- a CDS encoding peptidylprolyl isomerase produces the protein MFKKPSRFGKGRKTSRTWSLALVTLLMGAALIGCSDSDSKETPKTPISPTVTKAVPETSTSPTATKTAPKTYASAPPMTIDPSKNFTAIIHTNKGDITAELFPEDAPLTVNNFVFLARDGFYNGVPFHRIIPGFMIQTGDPTGTGSGGPGYTFNDEPIAREYEVGTLAMANRGADTNGSQFFICEDDLRARLQKDYTIFGQVTQGIDVVHQIASSPVEYGNSSDPVPSKPTIDLHIDSIEIIEQG